Proteins from a genomic interval of Pseudoruegeria sp. SHC-113:
- a CDS encoding class I SAM-dependent methyltransferase has protein sequence MADASQFWDALSERYSKSPIKDMPAYEATLARTRAYLGAQDKVLELGCGTASTALLLAGQVAEYTASDFSHGMVEIGRAKAAQAGVRNLRHLQAAIPDAQFADAAYDTVLAFNLLHLLPDLPASLADVHRILKPGGHFISKSVCLGGAWYLKPVISAMRAVGKAPYVAFLTPEEVEAAISAAGFEIIERGDYPKKRTPSRFVVARKL, from the coding sequence ATGGCCGACGCCAGCCAGTTCTGGGATGCGCTTTCGGAGCGCTACAGCAAGAGCCCGATCAAGGATATGCCCGCCTATGAGGCGACTCTCGCCCGCACCCGTGCCTATCTGGGCGCGCAGGACAAGGTGCTGGAGCTGGGCTGCGGCACCGCCTCCACTGCCCTGCTGCTGGCCGGGCAGGTTGCGGAGTATACCGCGAGCGATTTCTCCCACGGGATGGTGGAGATCGGCCGGGCCAAGGCCGCACAGGCGGGGGTGCGCAACCTGCGCCACCTGCAGGCGGCGATCCCGGATGCGCAATTCGCGGATGCCGCCTATGACACGGTGCTGGCCTTTAACCTGCTGCATCTGCTCCCGGATCTCCCGGCATCGCTGGCCGATGTGCACCGGATCCTGAAGCCGGGCGGGCATTTCATTTCGAAAAGCGTCTGCCTTGGGGGGGCGTGGTATCTGAAACCCGTGATCAGCGCCATGCGGGCGGTGGGCAAGGCCCCCTATGTGGCCTTCCTGACGCCCGAGGAGGTGGAGGCTGCCATTTCGGCGGCTGGCTTCGAGATCATCGAGCGCGGGGATTACCCGAAGAAGCGCACACCCAGCCGTTTCGTGGTGGCGCGGAAGCTTTAG
- a CDS encoding DUF1501 domain-containing protein: MRLLTRRNFLLRASALGCSAAASPLITPVTFASAPWDNRLVVIILRGGMDGLDVARPYGDPGFAALRAGLAPEKELGPRDLDGFYALHPALTGLRPMWDAGQLAFAHAVSTPYRDKRSHFDGQDMLEAGGDTVPGVGTARSGWLNRLLLEAPGHDVRTAFAVGREDLAILAGEADVSNWAPDARLALSAQARRLLELVAHDDPLFADNAAEAMDLAAAIDPDAEVPEDFGDMLQDMSEGVAESRKGKGHVKLAEFTASQLREDTRIAAFSLNNWDTHRDQKRLLARSLGQLEDVLLTLQAELGPVWEKTAVVAMTEFGRTARENGSRGTDHGTGGLMLMAGGAVRGGKVYGKWPGLGASDLYKERDLLPTEDVRTYAAMAIQGLFGTEQSVLEQTVFPGLDMGARPNVIL, encoded by the coding sequence ATGCGCCTGCTGACACGTCGGAACTTCCTGCTGCGCGCCTCGGCCCTTGGCTGTTCGGCCGCCGCCAGCCCGCTGATCACCCCCGTCACCTTCGCCTCCGCCCCGTGGGACAACCGGCTCGTGGTGATCATCCTGCGCGGCGGGATGGACGGGCTGGATGTGGCCCGCCCCTATGGCGATCCGGGCTTTGCCGCCCTGCGCGCCGGGCTCGCCCCGGAAAAGGAGCTTGGCCCCCGCGATCTGGATGGTTTCTACGCCCTGCACCCCGCGCTCACCGGCCTGCGCCCGATGTGGGACGCGGGCCAGCTGGCCTTCGCCCATGCCGTTTCCACCCCCTACCGGGACAAGCGCAGCCATTTCGACGGGCAGGACATGCTCGAGGCGGGCGGCGACACCGTGCCGGGCGTGGGCACCGCGCGCAGCGGCTGGCTCAACCGGCTGTTGCTGGAAGCCCCTGGCCATGATGTGCGTACCGCCTTTGCCGTTGGCCGCGAGGATCTGGCGATCCTCGCCGGGGAGGCGGACGTGTCCAACTGGGCGCCGGATGCGCGGCTCGCGCTTTCGGCGCAGGCGCGGCGGCTTCTGGAGCTTGTCGCCCATGATGATCCGCTCTTTGCCGACAACGCCGCCGAGGCGATGGATCTGGCCGCCGCGATCGACCCGGACGCCGAGGTGCCGGAGGATTTCGGCGACATGCTGCAGGACATGAGCGAGGGCGTGGCCGAGAGCCGCAAGGGCAAGGGCCATGTGAAACTGGCCGAGTTCACCGCCAGCCAGCTGCGCGAAGACACCCGCATCGCCGCCTTCTCGCTCAACAACTGGGACACCCACCGCGATCAGAAACGCCTGCTGGCACGCTCGCTGGGCCAGCTTGAGGACGTGCTGCTCACGCTGCAGGCCGAGCTTGGCCCGGTCTGGGAAAAAACGGCCGTGGTGGCTATGACGGAATTCGGCCGCACCGCGCGGGAGAACGGCAGCCGGGGCACCGATCACGGCACCGGCGGGCTGATGCTCATGGCCGGCGGTGCGGTGCGCGGCGGGAAAGTCTATGGCAAATGGCCGGGGCTTGGGGCGTCTGACCTCTATAAGGAACGCGATCTTCTGCCCACCGAGGACGTGCGCACCTATGCGGCTATGGCCATTCAGGGGCTCTTCGGCACCGAACAATCGGTGCTGGAACAGACCGTCTTCCCCGGCCTCGACATGGGCGCGCGGCCGAACGTGATCCTGTGA
- a CDS encoding transglycosylase domain-containing protein has translation MSRSGKSRPPLVADKRYGTSGSKAAGGKPKAAPKKAAKPKATARRKTSAKKPARRRNPIAAFFGGIFSWIFRLIWGFTWRFTAVLVMLIGLGIAYYYASLPDARDLVDGRTRGSVTLLDRDGQVFAWRGDQFGGVITADTVSPHLKNAVIATEDKRFYRHFGISPRGVAGAMRINMREGRGPLSGHGGSTITQQTAKLLCFGTPYDPESGQTEAEYESECRRGTIARKVKEAIYAMAMEAKYSKDEILTIYLNRAYLGAGSRGFEAASQRYFGKSANEVDAAEAAMLAGLLTAPSRFAPTNNLQRSQDRANVIVGLMQDQGYLSVAEADYARTHPAELSDAAQARAGGYFADWVMDSGPSFLTRDTTEDVIIRTTFDQRIQKAAEGALQYIFEEKVREGSKAEAAIVIMSADGAVRAMVGGRKTKVSGAFNRATQALRQTGSAFKPFVYAAALDLGYTPLDTILDAPLTINVPGSGAWSPKNYSREFYGEVTLTESLAKSLNTSTVRLSEAVGRENVSTVARDFGLENDLAPGPAIALGTSETTLIEMTGAYAGILNGGRSVEPYGIMELRLQGDDAPLSGQDGGMGERVISETAAGGLIYMMNKVIEQGTGQRARLGERPAAGKTGTSQSARDAWFIGFTADYVAGIWMGYDDNTPLTGVTGGGLPAEIWRETMVRVHEGVPVSPLPMIVPSAPAKAPAVAQQQKRKQNPANVAEQVILEVLGTILGGN, from the coding sequence ATGAGCAGATCAGGCAAATCCCGCCCGCCCCTGGTGGCGGACAAGCGCTATGGCACGTCGGGCAGCAAAGCCGCGGGCGGCAAGCCCAAGGCTGCGCCGAAGAAGGCCGCCAAGCCCAAGGCCACGGCACGCCGCAAGACAAGCGCGAAGAAGCCCGCACGCCGCCGCAACCCGATCGCCGCCTTCTTCGGCGGGATCTTCTCCTGGATCTTCCGGCTGATCTGGGGCTTCACATGGCGGTTCACGGCTGTGTTGGTGATGCTGATCGGCCTTGGCATAGCCTATTACTATGCCAGCCTGCCCGACGCGCGCGATCTCGTGGACGGGCGCACCCGCGGCTCCGTCACGCTGCTGGATCGGGACGGCCAGGTCTTTGCCTGGCGCGGCGATCAGTTCGGCGGGGTGATCACCGCCGATACGGTCTCTCCACACCTCAAGAACGCGGTGATCGCCACCGAGGACAAACGCTTCTACCGCCATTTCGGCATCAGCCCGCGCGGCGTGGCCGGGGCGATGCGAATCAACATGCGCGAAGGGCGCGGCCCGCTCTCGGGCCACGGCGGTTCCACCATCACCCAGCAAACGGCCAAGCTTCTCTGCTTCGGCACGCCCTATGATCCGGAGTCCGGCCAGACCGAGGCGGAATACGAAAGCGAATGCCGCCGCGGCACCATCGCCCGCAAGGTGAAGGAAGCCATCTACGCCATGGCGATGGAGGCGAAATACTCCAAGGATGAAATCCTTACCATCTACCTGAACCGCGCCTACCTCGGCGCAGGCTCGCGCGGGTTCGAGGCCGCCAGCCAGCGCTACTTCGGCAAATCCGCCAACGAGGTGGACGCCGCCGAAGCCGCGATGCTCGCCGGGTTGCTGACAGCGCCCAGCCGCTTTGCCCCCACCAACAACCTGCAGCGCTCGCAGGACCGCGCCAATGTCATCGTCGGGCTGATGCAGGATCAGGGCTACCTGAGCGTCGCCGAGGCCGACTACGCCCGCACCCACCCGGCGGAGCTCTCCGACGCCGCGCAAGCCCGCGCAGGCGGCTATTTCGCCGATTGGGTGATGGATTCCGGCCCCTCCTTCCTGACCCGCGACACCACCGAAGACGTGATCATCCGCACCACCTTCGATCAGCGCATCCAGAAAGCCGCGGAAGGCGCACTGCAGTACATCTTCGAAGAGAAGGTGCGCGAAGGCTCCAAGGCAGAAGCCGCCATCGTGATCATGAGCGCCGATGGCGCGGTGCGCGCCATGGTGGGCGGGCGCAAGACGAAGGTCTCCGGTGCCTTCAACCGCGCCACGCAAGCCCTGCGCCAGACGGGCTCGGCCTTCAAACCCTTCGTCTATGCCGCCGCGCTGGATCTCGGCTACACCCCGCTCGACACGATCCTCGACGCACCGCTCACGATCAACGTGCCGGGCTCAGGCGCGTGGTCGCCCAAGAACTACAGCCGCGAGTTCTACGGCGAGGTCACACTCACCGAATCGCTGGCGAAATCGCTCAACACCTCCACCGTCCGCCTGTCCGAAGCGGTCGGGCGGGAGAACGTGAGCACCGTGGCACGGGATTTCGGCCTTGAGAACGATCTCGCCCCCGGCCCCGCCATCGCGCTCGGCACCTCCGAAACCACCCTGATCGAGATGACGGGTGCCTATGCGGGCATCCTGAACGGCGGTCGCAGCGTGGAGCCCTACGGCATCATGGAACTGCGCCTGCAGGGCGACGATGCGCCGCTCTCCGGTCAGGATGGCGGCATGGGCGAACGGGTGATCTCCGAAACCGCCGCCGGCGGGCTCATCTACATGATGAACAAGGTCATCGAACAGGGCACCGGGCAACGCGCCCGCCTCGGCGAGCGCCCGGCCGCCGGCAAGACCGGCACCTCCCAATCGGCGCGCGACGCCTGGTTCATCGGCTTCACCGCCGATTACGTGGCCGGGATCTGGATGGGCTATGACGACAACACCCCTCTCAC
- a CDS encoding LysR family transcriptional regulator — protein sequence MNWQAISFDWNQIRAFLATVEEGSLSAAARALGQTQPTLGRQVAALEESLGVVLFERTGKALTLTPSGLELLDHVRAMGEAASRISLAASGQSQAVEGRVAISCTDVFAAYILPPLLHAIQQSAPGIEITVVAENALSDLLRREADIAIRHVRPEQPDLIARRLPDSEAFVYATPAYLDSLGRPLTNATLEQARLVSIGDSAQMRAIFAAQGVTLSEENVRLTSTSGIAGWEMVRHGLGIMPMERRVAEACGGLESVFPDMAPIPVPIWLTTHRELHTSRRIRLTYDLLYDQLSALLRAGRRP from the coding sequence ATGAATTGGCAGGCCATCTCCTTTGACTGGAACCAGATCCGCGCCTTCCTCGCCACGGTGGAGGAGGGCTCGCTCTCGGCGGCGGCCCGCGCGCTGGGGCAGACCCAGCCCACGCTGGGCCGGCAGGTCGCCGCGCTGGAGGAAAGCCTCGGCGTGGTGCTGTTTGAACGCACCGGCAAGGCGCTCACCCTCACACCGTCCGGCCTTGAACTGCTGGACCACGTGCGCGCCATGGGCGAAGCGGCGAGCCGCATCTCGCTGGCGGCCTCGGGCCAGTCGCAGGCGGTGGAAGGGCGCGTCGCGATCTCCTGCACCGATGTCTTCGCCGCTTATATCCTGCCGCCGCTGCTGCATGCGATCCAGCAGAGCGCGCCGGGGATCGAGATCACCGTCGTCGCCGAAAACGCGCTTTCCGATCTGCTGCGCCGCGAGGCCGATATCGCCATCCGCCACGTGCGCCCCGAACAGCCCGACCTGATCGCCCGCCGCCTGCCCGATTCCGAAGCCTTCGTCTACGCCACCCCCGCCTACCTCGACAGCCTCGGCCGCCCCCTCACAAACGCCACCCTCGAACAGGCGCGGCTCGTGAGCATCGGCGACAGCGCCCAGATGCGGGCCATCTTTGCCGCGCAAGGGGTTACCTTAAGTGAAGAAAACGTCCGCCTCACCTCCACCAGCGGCATCGCCGGCTGGGAGATGGTGCGCCACGGGCTCGGCATCATGCCAATGGAGCGCCGTGTCGCCGAGGCCTGCGGCGGCCTGGAATCCGTCTTCCCCGACATGGCCCCGATCCCGGTGCCGATCTGGCTCACCACCCACCGTGAATTGCACACCAGCCGCCGCATCCGGCTCACCTACGATCTGCTCTACGATCAGCTCTCCGCCCTTCTGCGCGCAGGCCGCAGGCCCTGA
- a CDS encoding P-II family nitrogen regulator: protein MKLIIAAIKPFKLEEVREALTSIGVRGMMVTEIKGFGSQSGHTEIYRGAEYAVNFVPKVKLEIVVSAAMADQVVETIQTTAKTDKIGDGKIFVLDVNQAVRVRTGETNEDAL, encoded by the coding sequence GTGAAACTCATCATTGCAGCAATCAAGCCGTTCAAGCTCGAGGAGGTGCGCGAAGCGCTCACGTCCATCGGCGTTCGCGGCATGATGGTGACCGAGATCAAGGGCTTCGGCTCGCAGTCCGGCCACACCGAGATCTATCGCGGCGCGGAATACGCCGTGAACTTCGTGCCGAAAGTGAAACTGGAAATCGTCGTCAGCGCCGCCATGGCCGACCAAGTTGTCGAGACGATCCAGACCACCGCGAAAACCGACAAGATCGGCGACGGCAAGATTTTCGTCCTCGACGTGAACCAGGCGGTGCGCGTGCGGACAGGCGAGACCAACGAAGACGCGCTTTGA
- a CDS encoding PLP-dependent aminotransferase family protein: MEWHSVFASRMGRMKASEIRELLKLLDQPEVISFAGGIPDPALFPAEAFRAAFEKIFATGASAALQYSVSEGHRPLRDWIAGEMGRIGVPCTRENILITSGSQQALDYLGKLLLSPGDTALLGWPTYLGALGAFNAYEPRYDQLTPGGNRGAEAYRQAAEAAGSTVKFAYVSADFANPTGETLSLRERESLLDLAEALDIPLLEDAAYQALRYRGEAIPPILSLDVARSGSIEAARTIYCGSFSKTLSPGLRVGWVCAPQAVIARLVLMKQAADLHSATLNQMAVAEVAQTIYAEHTEMLRDTYATRCAAMLAALTAHMPEGVTWSDPEGGMFVWLTLPRGMDAAELLKQALEQERIAFVPGGAFFADGSGRNTLRLSFSRATPEKIETGMQRLGKVLRAALVAA, translated from the coding sequence ATGGAGTGGCACAGCGTATTTGCAAGCCGGATGGGCCGCATGAAGGCCAGCGAGATCCGCGAGCTTCTGAAGCTGCTGGATCAGCCCGAAGTGATCTCCTTCGCGGGCGGCATCCCCGATCCGGCGCTGTTTCCGGCGGAAGCCTTCCGGGCGGCCTTTGAGAAGATCTTCGCCACCGGTGCGTCTGCGGCGCTGCAATATTCTGTCTCCGAGGGCCACAGGCCCCTGCGTGATTGGATCGCGGGCGAGATGGGCCGCATCGGCGTGCCCTGCACGCGCGAGAACATCCTGATCACCTCTGGCAGCCAGCAGGCGCTGGATTACCTCGGCAAGCTGCTGCTCTCCCCCGGCGACACGGCGCTTCTGGGCTGGCCCACCTACCTTGGCGCGCTCGGCGCCTTCAACGCCTATGAGCCGCGCTACGATCAGCTCACCCCCGGCGGCAACCGCGGCGCGGAGGCCTATCGGCAGGCCGCCGAAGCTGCGGGAAGCACGGTGAAATTTGCCTATGTCTCCGCCGATTTCGCCAACCCAACGGGCGAAACCCTCTCTCTGCGCGAGCGCGAAAGCCTGCTGGATCTGGCAGAAGCGCTGGACATCCCCCTCCTTGAAGACGCCGCCTATCAGGCCCTGCGCTACCGGGGCGAGGCGATCCCACCAATCCTGAGCCTTGATGTGGCCCGTTCAGGCAGCATCGAAGCCGCGCGCACGATCTATTGCGGCAGCTTCTCCAAAACGCTCTCGCCGGGCTTACGCGTCGGCTGGGTCTGCGCCCCGCAGGCCGTCATCGCGCGGCTGGTGCTAATGAAACAGGCCGCCGACCTGCATTCGGCCACGCTCAACCAGATGGCCGTCGCAGAGGTGGCGCAGACGATCTACGCCGAACACACCGAAATGCTGCGCGACACCTACGCCACCCGCTGCGCCGCCATGCTCGCCGCGCTCACGGCGCATATGCCGGAGGGCGTCACGTGGTCCGATCCTGAAGGCGGCATGTTCGTCTGGCTCACCCTGCCGCGCGGGATGGACGCAGCAGAGCTGCTGAAACAGGCGCTTGAGCAGGAGCGCATCGCCTTCGTGCCCGGCGGAGCTTTCTTCGCCGACGGCTCCGGCCGCAACACCCTGCGCCTGAGCTTCTCCCGCGCCACGCCGGAGAAGATCGAGACCGGCATGCAGCGGCTCGGCAAAGTGCTGCGCGCGGCGCTGGTGGCCGCCTAA
- the aspS gene encoding aspartate--tRNA ligase — MHAYRSHTCAELNKDHVGQTVRLSGWVHRVRDHGGLLFIDLRDHYGITQVMADPDSPVFAALEKVRSEWCIRIDGNVMARDESLVNPAIPTGEIEVFIRDLEVLGKAEELPLMVFGDQEYPEETRLKYRYLDLRREKLQTNMKMRSDVVASMRKRMWDKGFREFQTPIITASSPEGARDFLVPSRLHPGKFYALPQAPQQFKQLIMVSGYDKYFQIAPCFRDEDPRADRSPTDFYQLDLEMSFVTQQDVFDTISPVLAGVFEEFGGGKKVDNPAEWPQISYRDAALWYGSDKPDLRNPIKMQVVSEHFRGSGFAIFAKLLEQEGTEIRAIPAPTGGSRKFCDRMNKFAQGEGLPGMGYIFWREGENGMEAAGPLAKNIGPERTEAIRQQLGLNVGDAAFFLGGKPKAFEKVAGKARTVIGDELGLTEQDRFAFAWIVDFPIYEQDEETGEIDFEHNPFSMPQGGLEALNGDPLQVKGFQYDLACNGYELVSGAIRNHKPEIMLKAFELAGYGEDEVKSRFGALYQAFHYGAPPHGGCAAGVDRIVMLLAEEANIREVMMFPMNQRAEDLMMAAPSAPQNEQLRELSLRVIPQE; from the coding sequence ATGCACGCATATCGCAGCCACACCTGCGCAGAGCTCAACAAGGATCACGTTGGCCAGACGGTCCGGCTTTCGGGCTGGGTTCATCGGGTGCGCGATCACGGCGGCCTGCTGTTCATCGACCTGCGCGATCACTACGGTATCACCCAGGTGATGGCGGACCCGGACAGCCCGGTGTTTGCCGCGCTGGAAAAGGTGCGCAGCGAGTGGTGCATCCGCATCGACGGCAACGTCATGGCGCGGGACGAAAGCCTCGTGAACCCGGCGATCCCCACCGGCGAGATCGAGGTGTTCATCCGCGATCTTGAAGTTCTGGGCAAGGCCGAGGAACTGCCGCTGATGGTCTTCGGCGATCAGGAATATCCGGAAGAAACCCGCCTGAAGTACCGCTACCTCGATCTGCGCCGCGAGAAGCTTCAAACCAACATGAAGATGCGCTCCGACGTGGTGGCCTCCATGCGCAAGCGCATGTGGGACAAGGGTTTCCGCGAGTTCCAGACGCCGATCATCACCGCCTCGTCGCCGGAAGGCGCGCGCGATTTCCTCGTGCCCTCCCGCCTGCACCCCGGCAAGTTCTACGCGCTGCCGCAGGCGCCGCAGCAGTTCAAACAGCTGATCATGGTCTCGGGCTACGACAAGTATTTCCAGATCGCGCCCTGCTTCCGCGATGAAGACCCGCGCGCGGACCGCTCGCCCACCGATTTCTACCAGCTTGATCTTGAGATGAGCTTCGTCACCCAGCAGGATGTGTTCGACACGATCTCGCCTGTGCTGGCGGGCGTCTTCGAGGAATTCGGCGGCGGTAAGAAAGTGGACAACCCCGCCGAGTGGCCGCAGATCTCCTACCGCGATGCGGCGCTCTGGTATGGCTCCGACAAGCCGGACCTCCGCAACCCGATCAAGATGCAGGTGGTGAGCGAGCACTTCCGCGGCTCGGGCTTTGCGATCTTCGCCAAGCTGCTGGAGCAGGAGGGCACCGAGATCCGCGCCATCCCAGCCCCGACGGGCGGCAGCCGCAAATTCTGCGACCGGATGAACAAATTCGCCCAAGGAGAAGGCCTGCCGGGCATGGGCTATATTTTTTGGCGCGAAGGTGAGAACGGCATGGAAGCCGCCGGTCCGCTCGCCAAGAACATCGGCCCGGAGCGCACCGAGGCGATCCGCCAGCAGCTGGGGCTGAACGTGGGCGATGCGGCCTTCTTCCTCGGTGGCAAGCCCAAGGCCTTTGAAAAGGTCGCCGGCAAGGCCCGCACCGTGATCGGCGATGAGCTTGGCCTGACCGAGCAGGATCGCTTCGCCTTCGCCTGGATCGTGGATTTCCCGATCTACGAGCAGGACGAGGAAACCGGCGAGATCGATTTCGAGCACAACCCCTTCTCCATGCCGCAAGGCGGGCTGGAGGCGCTCAACGGCGATCCGCTGCAGGTGAAGGGCTTCCAGTACGATCTGGCTTGCAACGGCTACGAGCTGGTGTCCGGCGCGATCCGCAACCACAAGCCCGAGATCATGCTGAAAGCCTTTGAGCTGGCCGGTTACGGCGAGGATGAGGTGAAGAGCCGCTTCGGCGCGCTCTATCAGGCCTTCCACTACGGCGCCCCGCCGCACGGTGGCTGTGCCGCTGGCGTGGACCGCATCGTGATGCTGCTCGCCGAAGAGGCCAACATCCGCGAAGTGATGATGTTCCCGATGAACCAGCGCGCCGAGGATCTGATGATGGCCGCCCCCAGCGCGCCGCAGAACGAACAGCTGCGCGAGCTGAGCCTGCGGGTGATCCCGCAGGAGTGA
- a CDS encoding DUF1800 family protein — translation MFDPETAAIRFGTGLSPTLAPPQSVAAMLAALQGPDVVAEALPIQSFTERLDTFQAFNARSKARRQTQKSGDAAAERAAIEEIRSYRRQLNADRRDGFRAELARAAETSDGFRERLAWFWADHFTAVGRYPPAEAAQASYLEEAIRPHLTGNFAQLLRAAALHPMMQLYLDQNASVGPNSQAAKKNARGLNENLARELLELHTLGVEGTYTQSDVRELARLLTGAGFSARNGGFMYRANVADPGTKTVLGVRYGEPESNEAEMLRFLDAVATHPDTARHIARKFVVHFVSDTPDADHVAHVARAFTESGGALMPTYAALLEHPAAWGHPDSKVKPPADYVASALRALGLGHDALRGLKTNRLQLLFLAPLAGMHQPWRAPSGPDGWPEAAEDWITPQGLAGRIQWAMTVPQVLQRDLPDPLTFAETALGQRLTPEIAFAAQNAETRWEAIGLVLASPAFQRR, via the coding sequence ATGTTCGATCCAGAGACCGCCGCCATCCGCTTCGGCACCGGCCTGTCGCCCACCCTTGCGCCGCCCCAGAGCGTGGCGGCCATGCTTGCCGCGCTGCAAGGCCCTGATGTGGTGGCCGAGGCGCTCCCGATCCAGAGTTTCACTGAAAGGCTCGACACGTTTCAGGCGTTCAACGCGCGCAGCAAGGCGCGGCGGCAGACGCAGAAATCAGGGGACGCGGCGGCTGAACGCGCCGCCATCGAAGAGATCCGCAGCTATCGCCGCCAACTGAATGCTGACAGGCGGGACGGTTTTCGCGCCGAGCTGGCCCGCGCCGCCGAAACGTCGGATGGGTTCCGCGAGCGGCTGGCGTGGTTCTGGGCCGATCACTTCACCGCCGTGGGCCGTTACCCGCCCGCCGAAGCCGCACAGGCGAGCTACCTCGAAGAAGCCATTCGCCCGCATCTGACAGGCAATTTCGCCCAGCTCCTGCGTGCTGCCGCCCTGCACCCCATGATGCAGCTCTACCTGGACCAGAACGCATCTGTCGGCCCCAATTCGCAGGCCGCGAAGAAGAACGCGCGCGGGCTGAACGAGAACCTTGCCCGCGAGTTGCTGGAGCTGCACACGCTGGGCGTGGAAGGCACCTACACCCAAAGCGATGTGCGTGAACTGGCGCGGCTGCTGACCGGCGCGGGCTTCAGTGCGCGCAACGGTGGCTTCATGTATCGCGCCAATGTGGCGGACCCCGGCACCAAAACCGTCCTTGGGGTGCGCTACGGCGAGCCGGAGAGCAACGAGGCCGAGATGCTGCGCTTTCTGGATGCCGTGGCAACGCACCCCGACACCGCACGCCACATCGCGCGCAAGTTCGTGGTGCATTTCGTCTCTGATACGCCCGATGCAGATCACGTGGCCCATGTGGCCCGCGCGTTCACCGAAAGCGGCGGTGCGCTGATGCCAACCTATGCCGCCCTGCTGGAGCACCCCGCCGCATGGGGCCACCCCGACAGCAAGGTGAAGCCGCCCGCCGATTACGTCGCCTCCGCGCTGCGGGCGCTGGGGCTTGGGCATGACGCCTTGCGCGGGTTGAAAACCAACCGGCTGCAGCTTCTGTTCCTTGCGCCCTTGGCCGGGATGCACCAGCCGTGGCGCGCGCCGTCCGGCCCCGATGGCTGGCCCGAAGCGGCGGAGGACTGGATCACGCCGCAGGGGCTCGCGGGCCGCATCCAATGGGCGATGACGGTGCCGCAGGTGCTGCAGCGCGATCTGCCCGATCCGCTCACCTTCGCGGAAACCGCACTGGGGCAGCGGTTGACCCCGGAAATCGCCTTCGCCGCCCAAAACGCCGAAACCCGCTGGGAAGCCATCGGCCTCGTGCTCGCTTCCCCTGCCTTTCAACGCCGATAG
- the amt gene encoding ammonium transporter produces the protein MKLTKTLLLAGSMAALPALGFAQDAAAAPDINPYIFTTLLFLIGGFLVFWMAAGFAMLEAGLVRSKNVTMQLMKNISLFSIAAIMYWLVGFNLMYPGDGWTIPGLLGALFVPTSLEPVGLDAADAALDYASVGSDFFFQLMFCATTASIVSGTLAERIKLWPFLIFVAILTGIIYPIEASWQWGGGFLSEMGFSDFAGSTLVHAAGGFAALAGAIVLGPRIGKYKDGRTVPMPGSNLALATLGTFILWLGWFGFNGGSQLAMGTVGDVTDVSRIFANTNMAAAAGAVAALFMTQILYKKPDLTMVLNGALAGLVSITAGPLDPSLFGALWIGAVGGIIVVFVVPMLDKFKIDDVVGAIPVHLVAGFWGTLVVPVYTEGTSFVTQIIGFAAIGAFVFVVSLIVWIILKGIMGIRVSEEDEINGLDMAELGMEAYPDFSKG, from the coding sequence ATGAAATTGACGAAAACCCTCCTTCTGGCCGGTTCCATGGCCGCGCTGCCGGCGCTGGGCTTCGCCCAGGACGCCGCCGCCGCCCCGGACATCAACCCCTATATCTTCACGACGCTGCTGTTCCTGATCGGCGGCTTCCTCGTGTTCTGGATGGCGGCGGGCTTTGCCATGCTCGAAGCCGGCCTCGTGCGCTCCAAGAACGTGACGATGCAGTTGATGAAGAACATCTCGCTCTTCTCCATCGCCGCCATCATGTACTGGCTGGTGGGCTTCAACCTAATGTACCCCGGCGACGGCTGGACCATCCCGGGCCTGCTGGGCGCGCTCTTCGTGCCGACCTCGCTGGAGCCGGTGGGCCTTGATGCCGCCGATGCCGCGCTGGACTACGCCTCTGTCGGTTCGGATTTCTTCTTCCAGCTGATGTTCTGCGCCACCACGGCCTCCATCGTGTCCGGTACGCTGGCCGAGCGCATTAAACTGTGGCCCTTCCTGATCTTCGTGGCCATCCTGACGGGCATCATCTACCCGATCGAGGCCTCCTGGCAGTGGGGCGGCGGCTTCCTGTCCGAAATGGGCTTCTCTGACTTCGCCGGCTCCACGCTGGTGCACGCTGCCGGTGGTTTTGCCGCTCTCGCAGGGGCCATCGTGCTTGGCCCGCGGATCGGCAAATACAAGGACGGCCGCACCGTGCCGATGCCGGGTTCCAACCTTGCCCTCGCCACGCTGGGTACGTTCATCCTGTGGCTCGGCTGGTTCGGCTTCAACGGCGGCTCGCAGCTGGCCATGGGCACCGTGGGTGACGTTACCGACGTGTCCCGTATCTTCGCCAACACCAACATGGCTGCCGCTGCCGGTGCTGTTGCCGCCCTGTTCATGACGCAGATCCTCTACAAGAAGCCGGACCTCACCATGGTGCTCAACGGCGCTCTGGCTGGCCTCGTGTCCATCACCGCCGGCCCGCTCGATCCCTCGCTCTTCGGCGCGCTCTGGATCGGTGCCGTGGGTGGTATCATCGTGGTCTTCGTCGTGCCGATGCTCGACAAGTTCAAGATCGATGACGTTGTCGGCGCCATCCCGGTGCACCTCGTGGCCGGTTTCTGGGGCACGCTGGTTGTTCCGGTCTACACCGAAGGCACCTCCTTCGTGACCCAGATCATCGGCTTCGCAGCCATCGGCGCCTTCGTCTTCGTGGTGTCGCTGATCGTCTGGATCATCCTGAAGGGGATCATGGGCATCCGCGTCTCCGAAGAGGACGAGATCAACGGTCTCGACATGGCGGAACTGGGCATGGAAGCCTATCCCGATTTCTCCAAAGGCTGA